Sequence from the Bremerella volcania genome:
GTTTGAAACGCGGGTCAATCCGGTGTGGCCGATGCCCGACTTACGCGAGGTTCTCACCACGCTGCACCAGCGCGATTACACGCTGGGAATCATCAGTAATGCCCAGTACTTCACGCCAAAAATCGTGGAAACTTTCCTCGAATCGACGCTTGAGGAAAATGGCTTCCGCCCGGAGAACTGTTTTTTCTCGTACGAGCATCGCGTTGCCAAGCCTGGGACCGAGCTTTATGAGGCCGCTGCGAAAAGTTTAGCCGACCAGGGAATCGACGCGTGTCATATTTTGTATGTTGGCAACGACATGCTGAACGATATCCAGCCGGCATCGCAAATTGGCATGAAAACTGCTCTGTTTGCCGGAGACCGTCGTAGTCTACGACTACGGAAGGACGATGCTCGAATGTTGCCAATGCACCCTGACGTGACGCTCACTAGACTTTCCGACATTTTGGCTTGCCTTCCGAGATAATCCAGCATGAACGTAACTGATACCGCAGGGCATAACATTGGTTTCGTAGGAACACGTTTTGCCGGGACCGATGGCGTTTCGTTAGAAGCGGCCAAATGGGCCAAAGTCCTTTGGGACTACAAGCATGTCAGCTACTGGTACGGCGGGAAGATGGACACCGATCCCGACATCACCAGCCTGGTCCCCCATGCCTATTTTGGTCATCCCGACATACAATGGATTAATCGGCGTATCTTCGGCACGACCACTCGTGATCCGGAAGTTACGCGGCGGATATTCGCACTGGCCGAATATCTCAAACATACGCTGTACGAATTCACGCGTCGCTTCAACATCGAGGTGATGATCGTGCAAAATGCGCTTTGCATTCCGATGAATGTTCCTCTGGGCGTGGCGATCACCATGTTCATTGCCGAGACGGGCTTCCCCACCATCGCGCACCACCACGACTTTTACTGGGAACGCGATCGGTTCTCGGTCAACGGGATCAACGACATCCTCAGCATGGCGTTCCCGCCTACGTTACCCTCGATTCAACACGTCACGATCAACTTGCCAGGCCAGGCCGATCTCTCGCACCGCAAGGGGCAATCGTCGATCCTGGTTCCCAACGTTCTCGATTTCGAGGACCCACCGGTCAACGACGACTACCCGCACAGCTTCAAGCAGGATATCGGTCTGACGCCGGATGATATCGTCATCCTTCAGCCCACCCGCGTGGTGCCGCGCAAGGGGATCGAGCATGCGATCTCGCTGGTCAATTCGCTGAACAACCCTAAGTACAAGCTGGTGGTGACCCACGAGTCTGGCGACGAAGGGGACGAGTATATGCATGCCCTGCAAGAGATGGCCGAACGACAAAACGTCGACCTGCGCTTCGTGGCCGACCGCGTGGGGGAAGAGCGTCGCATCGATCGCGAAGGTCGCAAGATTTACACGCTCGGCGATTGCTACGCAGCCGCCGACTTCATCAGTTACCCAAGCCTGTATGAAGGGTTTGGCAATGCATTGATCGAAGCGTTTTACTTCAAGAAGCCAGTCCTGGTGAATCGTTACTCGATCTTCGTCACCGATATCGAGCCCAAGGGCTTCAAGGTCGTGACGATGGATGGGTATCTGACCAAGGACGTCGTCACCCAGGTTCGTAACCTGATGGAAGACGAAGCTTACCGCCAGGAAGTAGTCGAACACAACTTCGAACTGGGCAAACGCTTCTTTAGCTACTCCGTACTCAAACGAAAACTGCGAGCCCTGGTGACCAATTTCACGGGTATGGATGATTTGTAAGACGTACCGCGCTCGTAGCTCAAGGCGCGGACGTCGGATAAGGAGGTTCCATGATCGGCACGTCAGAACAACACGATACGCTCAAGCAGCACCTCACCCGCATGTATGGCGAGCCTGTTGCCACCGATGTTCTGCCGCGTCTGGTTGACTTGCTCGAGTCGTACACGACCAAGATCCCTGAGCCCAAGCGAACCGGTTGGGACGAGACCGACATCGTCTTGATCACTTACGCCGACCAGGTTTACGGCCCCGAAAAAACCCCGCTGGCCATCTTAAAGGACTTCCTGGTCCATCACGGCTATCAAAAGCTGCTCAATACGGTTCACCTGCTGCCCTTCTTTCCGTATACGTCGGACGATGGCTTCTCGGTGGTCGACTACTACCAGGTTGATCCCCACTCCGGAACGTGGGACGACCTGCACTCGCTGGCCGAAGAGTTCAACCTGGCCTTCGACATGGTCGCCAATCACTGTTCGCAAAAGAGCGAGTGGTTCCAGAAATACCTGCAAGGCGAGAAGCCGTACGACGAGTTCTTTATCGACGTCGATCCAAATACCGACCTCAGCCAGGTCGTACGGCCGCGAGCGTTGCCGCTGCTTTCCCCTTACCCGTCCTCGACCGGGGAGAAGCACGTCTGGACGACGTTCAGCGCCGACCAGGTCGACCTGAACTACGGCAGCCCGGAAGTCCTTCTGGCGATGACCGACGTGCTGCTGTTTTACGTGCAGAATGGGGCCCGCGTGATTCGCCTGGATGCGATCGCGTTTCTATGGAAGACCATCGGCACGAGCTGTTTGCACCTGGACGAAACCCACGAGGCGGTCAAGCTGTGGCGCACCGTCACCGAGATCGTCGCCCCACACGTGCTGCTGTTGACCGAAACCAACGTACCGCACGCCGAGAACATCAGTTACTTCGGTTTGGCGGACGAAGCGCACATGGTCTATCAGTTCAGCTTGCCGCCGCTGCTGTTCGATGCGTATCTGAATGAAGACGCCACCACGCTGAATAAGTGGATGGAGACGCTGTACGATATCCCCGCCGGCACCACCTACTTCAACTTCACCGCCTCGCACGATGGCATTGGCGTGCGTCCGCTGGAAGGGCTTGTTTCGCAAGAACGTCTCGACAAACTAGTGCAGGCCACTCGCGATCGAGGAGGCCTCGTCGGCATGCGGACGATGCCTGACGGATCGCAAAAACCGTACGAATTGAATATCACTTACGTCGACGCGCTAGGTGAACCGGAGGGCTTTGGTCCCGAACATCACGCCGTGCGTTTCCTCGCATCGCAGGCGATCATGCTGGCCATGAAGGGAATTCCCGGTATCTATTTCCACAGCCTGGTCGGCACCCAGAATCACTTTGGCGGCGTCGAAGAGAGTGGCATCCCACGGCGGATCAATCGTCGCAAGTACGAGCGACTCGAACTCGAGAACCAGATTAGTTCGCACGAGACGCTGCAGAACCGGATCTTCCATGGCTATCAAAACCTGATCGCCAAGCGGATCGAACAGTCGGCGTTTCATCCCGACGGACCAAGCGAAGTCTTCCCGACCGGCCATCCGGCGATCCTCGGATTCAAGCGAACTTCGCCCAATCGCGATCAAACCATTCTCGTTCTGGCGAACCTTTCCGACAAGCTGCAAGGGCTTCCCCTGAGCGACCCCAAGTTACGGCCGCTGACCTACGACTTGATCAGCGATCAATACGTCGTAGAGTCGCACGGCATCACGCTTGATCCGTATCAGATCGTTTGGCTTTCCGAGCCTGACGACTAGCGATCTTGCTTCCCGTTCCCAGCGATCCCTCTCCCTAGCAATCGCCCCCGGCAAGGAGACACAGATTTGTCCGACTTTATCCAGCAAGGCCCTATCTCGACACTGCACGACTTCGGCACGCTCGGAGCCGAACAGTTGGAACGTACGCTCGAAGACGCCACCAGCGAATACCCGATGGGGCTCATCCTGCCGGTTACCGCCAGCGACATGCGTGCCCCTGCGTTCTCGGCCATCATGGATGAACTCGAAGGAACGAAGTTCCTCAAGACGGTCGTCGTGGTGCTGAACCGGGCCCCTGACGTCGAAGATTACCGCGAGTGCCGCCGGCTCACGTCCAAGCTGGGAAACGTGTGCCGCGTGCTTTGGAACGACGGCCCGCGCGGACAGGCGGCATTTCAACAGCTAACCGACGCGGGCTTCAACGTCTCGGTTCCCGGCAAGGGACGGGCGGTCTGGACGGCGTTCGGCTACCTGCTGGCCGACCCCGACATCAAAGCGATGGCTCTGCATGACTGCGACATCGTGAACTATCACCGCGACATGCTCATGCGGCTCTGCTTGCCGATGGCCCACCCCGGCTTCGACTTCGACTTCTGCAAGGCCTACTATGCCCGCGTCACCGACCGCATGCATGGCCGCGTGGTTCGCTTGTTGGTGACGCCGCTTCTGCGATCACTGATTCGCGTGCTGGGCAACGACGACTTCCTGGTCTTCTTGAACAGCTTCCGTTACCCGCTCTCAGGCGAGTTCGCCGTGACCTCCACGCTCGTCCGCGCCAATCGTATTCCCAGCGACTGGGGCCTGGAAGTAGGCACCCTGGCGGAAGTCTTTCGCAACACGGCCCCCAAACGAATCTGCCAGATCGACCTGGGACATCCGTACGAACACAAGCACCAGCCGATCTCGCTGGAAGATGCCAATCGCGGCCTGATGAAGATGACCGCGGACATCTTGCACAGCATTTACCGTACGCTGTCGAGCCGTGGCATCGTCTTCAGCATGGGGATGTTCAACACGCTGGAATCTGCTTACCTGCGTGATGCCCAGGACGCAATTCGTCAGTACCATGCCGATGCCGTGATCAACGGTCTGAACTTCGATCGCCACACCGAAGAGCACTCCGTTGAAGGCTTTGCCCGCATGATCACCCAGTGCGGACAAGAATTCTTCGAGAACCCAATCATGGCCCATGAGATGCCTACCTGGACCCGCGTGCGAAGCGCGATCCCCGACTTCCCGCATACGCTGCGGCGTTCGGTGGAAGCGGATTCGGCGGAATATGCTTAGTCTCCCGTTCGTCAGTTTCAAGAAAAGAAAACGGCCGCGATGATCGTCGCGGCCGTTCTCGCAGTGTCTTCATTATTGAAAACTAGTCGTCCAGACGACGAACCTGGATATCCTTGAACCAGACGGTGCTGCCTGGGTCGTGGGCTTGCAGGGCGAAGGTCCCCTTGTCCAAAACGCGGGTGAAGTCCTTGCCTGGCTGGGCGTCTTCTGGCTCGGTGTAGTCGGCGGCGACTTGACCGTTGATCTTGGTGACGATGTGCTTGCCGTCGACCTTGATGTAGTAGTCGAACCACTCACCGTCTTTGGCTGGCGAGTTGTTCATGACGTCCTTGACCGAGTAAATTCCACCGGTCTTCTTGGGGTCGCGGTGGGTGTTGTTAACCTGAGCTTCGAAGCCGTACTTCGGCCAGCCGGTGTCTTGGAACTTGGTGTGGAAGTAGATCCCGCCGTTGCTGTTCTTGTCGGTCTTAACCTTGGCCTTGAATTCAAAGTTCTTGAACGGCTTGTCTTCGCCGACATAGAACAGGTGGCTGCGATCGCCCTTGGCGACGAACGCGCCGTCTTCGATCTTCCACGAATCAGGGTTTTCGCTGATTTTCCAACCGTCGAACGACTTGCCGTCCATCAGCGACTTCCACTCGCCTTCGGCGGCGGTAGCAATAGCGGACAACATCAAACAAACCAGGGCACCTGCGGCCAAACGCTTCAACATGAGTTTTCCTTTACGAAGTACGAACGTCTTCTTGCTTTGGGGATGGAACCGTGTCAGTGGGGGGACCGACGAATCATAGAGAATTGCGCAACGCCGGCGGACACGAAAAATACGCAATTGATTTTGGTTGAAACGATCGAGCGTGGCAAGATTCCGTACGTTTCAGGCGAAGTTTTTGTGGATTCGCGGCGAATTTTCGCTATTTTTTGAGATCTATAGCGAAGCGCCATTTGCATAAAGCCCCATGCGTTTTTGCATTTCGATCCACCTAAGAGGTTAGCCATCCGATGAGCACCGCATCACCACTGCCTATGAACTGGGAAGTGCCGCAGATCTTTCACGAGCGACTCGG
This genomic interval carries:
- a CDS encoding HAD family hydrolase, translated to MNSFSEILRSNSQPLQPIPTDQPAELRQLPGIRAVLFDIYGTLLVSGSGDVGTAMEMTKGDALEAAWEASGVQCSVPADEMIAQLYNVIQDDHKIATKRGTSYPEVVIEEIWEKVFDGPMRRGQVELPCDFDMKLFALEFETRVNPVWPMPDLREVLTTLHQRDYTLGIISNAQYFTPKIVETFLESTLEENGFRPENCFFSYEHRVAKPGTELYEAAAKSLADQGIDACHILYVGNDMLNDIQPASQIGMKTALFAGDRRSLRLRKDDARMLPMHPDVTLTRLSDILACLPR
- a CDS encoding glycosyltransferase family 4 protein, with amino-acid sequence MNVTDTAGHNIGFVGTRFAGTDGVSLEAAKWAKVLWDYKHVSYWYGGKMDTDPDITSLVPHAYFGHPDIQWINRRIFGTTTRDPEVTRRIFALAEYLKHTLYEFTRRFNIEVMIVQNALCIPMNVPLGVAITMFIAETGFPTIAHHHDFYWERDRFSVNGINDILSMAFPPTLPSIQHVTINLPGQADLSHRKGQSSILVPNVLDFEDPPVNDDYPHSFKQDIGLTPDDIVILQPTRVVPRKGIEHAISLVNSLNNPKYKLVVTHESGDEGDEYMHALQEMAERQNVDLRFVADRVGEERRIDREGRKIYTLGDCYAAADFISYPSLYEGFGNALIEAFYFKKPVLVNRYSIFVTDIEPKGFKVVTMDGYLTKDVVTQVRNLMEDEAYRQEVVEHNFELGKRFFSYSVLKRKLRALVTNFTGMDDL
- a CDS encoding alpha-amylase family glycosyl hydrolase; protein product: MIGTSEQHDTLKQHLTRMYGEPVATDVLPRLVDLLESYTTKIPEPKRTGWDETDIVLITYADQVYGPEKTPLAILKDFLVHHGYQKLLNTVHLLPFFPYTSDDGFSVVDYYQVDPHSGTWDDLHSLAEEFNLAFDMVANHCSQKSEWFQKYLQGEKPYDEFFIDVDPNTDLSQVVRPRALPLLSPYPSSTGEKHVWTTFSADQVDLNYGSPEVLLAMTDVLLFYVQNGARVIRLDAIAFLWKTIGTSCLHLDETHEAVKLWRTVTEIVAPHVLLLTETNVPHAENISYFGLADEAHMVYQFSLPPLLFDAYLNEDATTLNKWMETLYDIPAGTTYFNFTASHDGIGVRPLEGLVSQERLDKLVQATRDRGGLVGMRTMPDGSQKPYELNITYVDALGEPEGFGPEHHAVRFLASQAIMLAMKGIPGIYFHSLVGTQNHFGGVEESGIPRRINRRKYERLELENQISSHETLQNRIFHGYQNLIAKRIEQSAFHPDGPSEVFPTGHPAILGFKRTSPNRDQTILVLANLSDKLQGLPLSDPKLRPLTYDLISDQYVVESHGITLDPYQIVWLSEPDD
- a CDS encoding glycosyltransferase family protein — its product is MSDFIQQGPISTLHDFGTLGAEQLERTLEDATSEYPMGLILPVTASDMRAPAFSAIMDELEGTKFLKTVVVVLNRAPDVEDYRECRRLTSKLGNVCRVLWNDGPRGQAAFQQLTDAGFNVSVPGKGRAVWTAFGYLLADPDIKAMALHDCDIVNYHRDMLMRLCLPMAHPGFDFDFCKAYYARVTDRMHGRVVRLLVTPLLRSLIRVLGNDDFLVFLNSFRYPLSGEFAVTSTLVRANRIPSDWGLEVGTLAEVFRNTAPKRICQIDLGHPYEHKHQPISLEDANRGLMKMTADILHSIYRTLSSRGIVFSMGMFNTLESAYLRDAQDAIRQYHADAVINGLNFDRHTEEHSVEGFARMITQCGQEFFENPIMAHEMPTWTRVRSAIPDFPHTLRRSVEADSAEYA
- a CDS encoding 3-keto-disaccharide hydrolase, which translates into the protein MLKRLAAGALVCLMLSAIATAAEGEWKSLMDGKSFDGWKISENPDSWKIEDGAFVAKGDRSHLFYVGEDKPFKNFEFKAKVKTDKNSNGGIYFHTKFQDTGWPKYGFEAQVNNTHRDPKKTGGIYSVKDVMNNSPAKDGEWFDYYIKVDGKHIVTKINGQVAADYTEPEDAQPGKDFTRVLDKGTFALQAHDPGSTVWFKDIQVRRLDD